One Onthophagus taurus isolate NC chromosome 11, IU_Otau_3.0, whole genome shotgun sequence genomic window carries:
- the LOC111423004 gene encoding uncharacterized protein, translating to MKFNISLLLTILGVSSIQAASVDTCNKNLSKKDQEVLDACINKLQENLQLLRQSERGLITSRENASKNDIKVIKLTIGIVQQQEHLIIYILESTKVLEDCVKCGLLQQAIKKLTCCLESADGLIQILKTKLGSELVDKVMNDKMPTLVQNSKGVIQDLTGLLDCNTTKN from the exons atgaaattcaacatttctttGTTACTAACTATTTTGGGTGTTTCCAGCATTCAAG cGGCTTCCGTTGAtacttgtaataaaaatttgtctaaaaagGATCAAG aaGTACTAGATGCATGTATTAATAAACTCCAAGAAAATTTACAACTTCTTCGTCAATCTG aaaGAGGTTTAATTACATCACGTGAGAATGCATCAAAGAATGATATTAAGGTTATAAAACTTAcaa tCGGCATTGTACAACAACAAGAGCATTTGATCATATATATTC ttGAATCTACAAAAGTATTAGAAGACTGCGTTAAGTGTGGCTTATTACAACAAGCTATTAAGAAATTAACATGTTGCCTAGAGAGTGCTG ATGGTCTcatccaaattttgaaaacaaagtTAGGCTCGGAACTAGTTGATAAAGTAATGAACGATAAAATGCCTACGTTAGTACAAAATAGCAAGGGGGTTATACAAGATCTAACAG GTTTATTAGATTGTAATACAACGAAAAATTAA